The Chloroflexota bacterium genome has a segment encoding these proteins:
- a CDS encoding DUF3303 family protein encodes MRMMVKFRFPTDVGNDALRSGRVAKVMQMLQEDLKPEAAYFYPELGDRAGFFVINMTESSQVAEVAERFFFGLDAEIEMTPVMSAEDLQKGLGTVEGIVKKYG; translated from the coding sequence ATGCGCATGATGGTGAAGTTCCGATTCCCGACCGACGTTGGCAACGACGCGCTGCGAAGCGGTCGGGTCGCGAAGGTCATGCAGATGCTGCAGGAGGACCTGAAGCCCGAGGCGGCGTACTTCTATCCCGAGCTGGGCGACCGGGCCGGCTTCTTCGTGATCAACATGACCGAGTCGTCCCAGGTGGCAGAAGTGGCCGAGCGCTTCTTTTTTGGACTCGACGCCGAAATCGAGATGACCCCGGTCATGAGCGCCGAAGATCTTCAGAAGGGCCTCGGAACTGTCGAGGGAATCGTCAAGAAGTACGGCTGA
- the msrA gene encoding peptide-methionine (S)-S-oxide reductase MsrA yields the protein MQESDEQREIATFGGGCFWCLEAVFLQLRGVERVVSGYAGGHVANPSYEQVCTGATGHAEVTQVTFDPTVTSYRDLLDVFFTIHDPTTLNRQGHDVGTQYRSIILYHTAEQHAAAQQTIAALTERGLFDAPIVTAVEPLTAFYPAEEYHQNYFARNPFQPYCQVVVAPKVAKARKDFIEKLKR from the coding sequence ATGCAGGAATCGGACGAGCAGCGTGAGATCGCGACCTTTGGCGGCGGCTGCTTCTGGTGCCTGGAGGCCGTGTTTCTCCAGCTCCGCGGCGTTGAGCGCGTCGTGTCCGGCTACGCCGGCGGTCATGTCGCGAATCCATCCTACGAGCAGGTATGTACCGGCGCCACCGGTCACGCGGAGGTCACGCAGGTCACCTTCGACCCCACGGTGACTTCCTATCGCGATCTCCTGGACGTCTTCTTCACCATCCACGATCCGACGACACTCAATCGCCAGGGACACGACGTCGGCACGCAGTACCGGTCCATCATCCTCTATCACACCGCCGAGCAGCACGCGGCCGCCCAGCAGACGATCGCCGCCCTAACCGAGCGGGGCCTGTTCGATGCGCCCATTGTGACCGCCGTCGAGCCGCTGACTGCCTTTTACCCGGCCGAGGAATATCACCAGAACTATTTCGCGCGCAACCCATTCCAGCCCTACTGCCAGGTCGTCGTCGCGCCGAAAGTCGCGAAAGCCCGGAAGGACTTCATCGAGAAGCTGAAGCGCTGA